Proteins found in one Acidobacteriota bacterium genomic segment:
- a CDS encoding ABC transporter permease translates to MRPLLANVEEVFREAAARWTLIAYFILSSLFILLFSAAVNLDIVDGALASVSLFGNEAIVGPDELSLEKLMIGFESGFSAIIFIVSVFLAIFATAHLVPRLQDKGTVDLYLSRPVGRVPALLYRYIAGLLLAGINVVYLIGTIWLVLGWKTGVFHLRFLGSGLVIMLVIAILLAFTFLVGTVTSSTGVSIMSSYALYFITVILSAHDKIAAAVSSEVTANIINGLYWTLPKLVELQGATIALVAAGQAPEEVSKFLTLSPFMTSSVFGVACLAIACVHFSRKEF, encoded by the coding sequence ATGAGACCACTGCTCGCAAATGTCGAGGAGGTGTTCCGGGAAGCCGCGGCGCGGTGGACACTGATCGCGTACTTCATTCTCTCCTCTCTCTTCATTCTTCTCTTCTCGGCGGCGGTGAATCTCGACATCGTCGATGGCGCACTCGCCAGCGTTTCGCTGTTCGGAAACGAGGCGATCGTGGGACCGGACGAGCTCTCTCTCGAGAAGCTGATGATCGGCTTCGAGTCCGGATTCTCCGCGATCATCTTCATCGTCTCGGTCTTTCTCGCGATCTTTGCCACGGCGCATCTCGTCCCCAGACTCCAGGACAAGGGGACGGTCGACCTCTATCTTTCACGTCCGGTCGGTCGTGTACCCGCTCTGCTCTATCGGTACATCGCGGGTCTGCTGCTCGCCGGAATCAACGTCGTCTATCTGATCGGGACGATCTGGCTGGTCCTCGGATGGAAGACGGGAGTGTTTCATCTGCGCTTTCTCGGGAGTGGTCTCGTGATCATGCTCGTGATCGCGATCCTTCTCGCGTTCACGTTTCTCGTCGGCACTGTGACCTCTTCCACGGGCGTCTCGATCATGTCGAGCTACGCGCTCTACTTCATCACCGTGATTCTCTCGGCTCACGACAAGATCGCGGCCGCCGTTTCGTCGGAGGTGACGGCGAACATCATCAACGGGCTGTACTGGACTCTGCCGAAGCTCGTCGAGTTGCAGGGGGCGACCATCGCCCTCGTGGCAGCCGGGCAGGCGCCCGAGGAAGTATCCAAATTTTTGACCCTGTCTCCCTTCATGACCTCATCGGTGTTCGGTGTGGCATGTCTGGCGATCGCATGCGTTCACTTCAGCAGAAAGGAGTTTTGA
- a CDS encoding glycosyltransferase family 39 protein, which translates to MALLLLAILTTWISPFTRELLIGDETKYTRVLHETLESGGWMVLRLGGEPYAHKPPVHFWMLGVLSFTFGQESIFTFVLPSLVAFILTIVVIGKATASITGGRGAVATAVFASFWLAWVLAQTARMDHSFTLLITLGAIAIFGALHRGWRWGLIVAAVCGGLAILVKGPMAGIILIFLYGLESIRLRRRPRRIAAGALLILIVIPLLWLIPAITIGGAGYGEDLLVKQSLGRAFGSWVHASPPWFYILHFPIDFMPWFPLVGAGLWNAWRVRREDSGGGFLLSWFAAVFVPYSVISGKLDVYMLPALVPAAMLVEREVRALGARARNWMLGVACVLFALFVIVTVGVPFLPRSNPDFADISRLLPGWIWAGTGSVVLLILAATWRTSSIPRFLLGIGAIAIVPLIALTLFGAPALNETSSTRPLISELESTGVEPDRIALYWTPHLWAKGMNPDFHRVRYAAPSELESPPEIVAVRRDHADEIAAALAAYDEISTIRLDSKEIDVYRRR; encoded by the coding sequence GTGGCACTGCTTCTCCTCGCCATCCTGACGACATGGATCTCTCCATTCACCCGCGAGCTTCTCATCGGCGACGAAACAAAATACACACGCGTACTCCACGAGACCCTCGAATCGGGCGGCTGGATGGTGCTCCGCCTCGGAGGTGAGCCCTACGCACACAAGCCGCCCGTCCATTTCTGGATGCTCGGCGTTCTTTCGTTCACCTTCGGACAGGAATCGATTTTCACCTTTGTCCTCCCCTCGCTCGTCGCATTCATCCTGACGATTGTCGTCATCGGGAAGGCGACGGCCTCGATTACGGGGGGAAGAGGGGCGGTCGCCACGGCAGTCTTCGCGTCCTTCTGGCTCGCCTGGGTTCTCGCCCAAACGGCGCGCATGGATCACAGCTTCACGTTGCTCATCACGCTCGGTGCGATCGCGATCTTCGGGGCGCTCCATCGTGGCTGGCGGTGGGGCCTCATCGTGGCCGCCGTCTGCGGCGGCCTCGCGATCCTCGTCAAGGGACCGATGGCCGGCATCATTCTGATCTTTCTCTACGGGCTCGAATCGATCCGGCTGCGACGAAGACCGCGGCGAATCGCCGCCGGGGCGCTCCTGATCCTGATCGTGATCCCATTGCTCTGGCTCATCCCTGCGATCACCATCGGCGGGGCCGGCTACGGTGAAGATCTCCTCGTCAAACAGAGCCTCGGGCGGGCATTCGGCTCGTGGGTGCACGCCTCGCCGCCGTGGTTCTACATTCTCCACTTTCCGATCGACTTCATGCCGTGGTTCCCGCTCGTCGGCGCCGGACTCTGGAACGCCTGGCGAGTGCGACGAGAAGATTCCGGCGGGGGCTTCCTCCTTTCATGGTTCGCAGCCGTCTTCGTGCCCTACTCGGTGATCAGCGGAAAGCTCGACGTCTACATGCTTCCGGCGCTCGTTCCTGCGGCGATGCTGGTGGAGAGGGAAGTGCGGGCGCTCGGCGCACGAGCGCGCAACTGGATGCTCGGCGTTGCGTGCGTTTTGTTCGCGCTCTTCGTGATCGTGACCGTGGGAGTTCCGTTCCTCCCTCGCTCGAATCCCGATTTTGCGGACATCTCCAGACTCCTCCCGGGATGGATCTGGGCGGGCACCGGTTCTGTGGTTCTCCTCATCCTCGCTGCCACATGGCGGACGAGCTCGATCCCGCGGTTTCTCCTCGGAATCGGCGCGATCGCGATCGTCCCCCTGATCGCCCTGACATTGTTCGGAGCCCCTGCGCTCAACGAGACCTCGTCAACCCGGCCGCTGATCTCCGAGCTCGAATCGACGGGCGTCGAGCCGGATCGGATTGCGCTCTACTGGACGCCGCATCTATGGGCGAAGGGGATGAACCCCGACTTTCACCGCGTGCGCTACGCAGCACCCTCCGAGCTCGAGTCACCTCCCGAGATCGTGGCGGTGCGGCGGGATCATGCTGACGAGATCGCCGCGGCGCTCGCCGCCTATGATGAAATCTCTACCATCCGTCTCGACTCG
- a CDS encoding FAD-dependent oxidoreductase: MSRSLWFSSTESPAFTRFEGHDSADVVIVGGGITGLAAADLLTAAGKKVIVVDMLRPGAGESGHTTAHLTSAFDRGYDTISRKISREAASLIASASESAIDWLERRSRSLGAGRFERVDGWLYTESEDDVESLRREHAASEEAGLRCSFVERAPLPFGNRGAVQYHDQGKFHPLEFLHALIADLRKNGCRLFGDSKVVKVEDGRPCFVELDNGGRIEATDVVVATNVPVINRILLQTRLYAYRTYAIALPASNDDPAGLFFDTMSPYHYIRTQETSEGRFLIVGGEDHRTGTETETAVHFENLHRYATERFGERRMTHQWSGQVIETPDGLPYAGRNPGAEHVFVATGYAGQGFTMGTTSARLIASLVTGEFHPMEKLLSPKRIELRALKRFITGNLEYPRHLLPDRLTNVNVSADSVDAIPKGEGRIVKVDGKKTAAYRDDSGALHLLSTICPHLGCDVRWNQAEASWDCPCHGSRFDPLGSVRNGPARRDLEKIEPS; this comes from the coding sequence ATGAGCAGGTCGCTCTGGTTCTCGAGTACAGAAAGTCCGGCATTTACGCGGTTCGAAGGGCATGACTCGGCCGACGTCGTCATCGTCGGTGGCGGGATCACCGGCCTTGCCGCTGCAGATCTTCTGACCGCGGCCGGAAAGAAGGTCATCGTGGTCGACATGCTTCGCCCGGGCGCCGGCGAGAGCGGCCACACGACCGCCCATCTCACCTCCGCTTTCGATCGAGGCTACGACACGATTTCGAGGAAGATCTCGCGTGAAGCCGCCTCCCTCATCGCAAGCGCGAGCGAATCTGCGATCGACTGGCTCGAACGCCGCAGCCGAAGCCTCGGAGCGGGCCGCTTCGAGCGCGTCGACGGCTGGCTGTATACGGAATCTGAGGATGACGTGGAGTCGCTTCGCCGGGAGCACGCGGCCTCCGAGGAGGCGGGGCTCCGATGCAGTTTCGTTGAACGCGCTCCCCTTCCCTTCGGCAACCGCGGCGCGGTTCAGTATCACGACCAGGGGAAGTTTCATCCCCTGGAGTTTCTCCATGCGCTGATCGCGGACCTTCGGAAAAATGGTTGCCGTTTGTTCGGGGACTCGAAGGTCGTGAAGGTGGAGGACGGCCGCCCGTGCTTCGTCGAGCTCGACAACGGTGGCCGGATCGAAGCGACCGACGTCGTCGTCGCGACCAACGTTCCGGTGATCAACCGTATCCTGCTCCAGACGCGGCTGTACGCTTACCGGACGTATGCGATCGCGCTTCCCGCCTCGAACGACGATCCCGCCGGACTGTTCTTCGACACAATGTCGCCCTACCACTACATCAGGACCCAGGAGACCTCGGAGGGACGTTTTCTGATCGTCGGCGGTGAGGATCACCGGACGGGAACCGAGACCGAGACCGCTGTCCATTTCGAGAACCTCCACCGTTACGCGACCGAGCGCTTCGGCGAACGGCGAATGACGCATCAGTGGTCGGGCCAGGTGATCGAAACTCCGGATGGGCTGCCGTACGCCGGGCGCAACCCCGGAGCGGAGCACGTTTTCGTGGCGACTGGCTACGCAGGTCAGGGGTTCACGATGGGTACGACTTCTGCCCGGCTCATCGCGAGTCTCGTCACCGGTGAATTCCATCCGATGGAAAAGCTTCTGAGCCCGAAGAGAATCGAACTGAGAGCGCTGAAACGGTTCATTACGGGAAATCTGGAGTATCCCCGTCACCTTCTTCCCGATCGGCTGACGAACGTCAACGTCTCAGCGGACTCGGTCGACGCGATTCCGAAGGGGGAGGGTCGAATCGTAAAGGTGGACGGGAAGAAGACGGCCGCCTATCGCGACGATTCCGGCGCGCTCCACCTCCTCTCGACCATCTGCCCTCATCTCGGATGCGACGTTCGGTGGAATCAGGCGGAAGCGAGCTGGGACTGCCCGTGCCACGGCTCGAGATTCGATCCGCTCGGGAGCGTTCGCAACGGCCCAGCTCGCCGGGATCTCGAAAAGATCGAGCCGAGTTGA
- a CDS encoding 1-phosphofructokinase family hexose kinase has protein sequence MQSKTILTLTLNPAVDIHTEAAHVRPERKNRCAEPLMEAGGGGINVARAVHKLGGRATAMFAAGGRNGEALGELIDREGIESLAIRVAGETRENFHVFDQAGEQQYRFILPGARFESAEAESLLERIGMFEPVPDYIVASGSLPPGIPADFYGRLAEAGSAIGARTIVDTSGDALRHALGRGAWFLKPNLGEFRSLVGDEGLEGPSIEAAARELVDGGQVGNLLISLGRAGAILVTPDGQQRITAPTVRIVSTVGAGDSTVAGLVLGLAREMTIDDAARFGVAAGAAAVMTPGTELCRREDVERLFEAMTES, from the coding sequence ATGCAGAGCAAGACCATTCTCACGCTGACACTGAACCCCGCGGTCGATATCCATACCGAGGCGGCTCATGTTCGTCCGGAGCGGAAGAATCGATGTGCCGAGCCGCTCATGGAAGCTGGCGGCGGAGGGATCAACGTCGCTCGGGCGGTTCACAAGCTGGGTGGCCGGGCGACCGCGATGTTCGCGGCCGGTGGAAGGAACGGAGAAGCGCTGGGGGAGCTGATCGACCGTGAAGGAATCGAGTCCCTCGCCATCAGGGTCGCCGGAGAGACACGAGAGAACTTTCACGTATTCGATCAGGCCGGCGAGCAGCAGTATCGGTTCATTCTTCCCGGAGCGCGTTTCGAATCCGCGGAGGCGGAATCGCTTCTCGAACGAATCGGAATGTTCGAGCCTGTACCCGATTACATCGTTGCGAGCGGCAGCCTTCCGCCCGGAATACCGGCGGACTTCTATGGCAGGCTTGCCGAAGCCGGATCTGCCATCGGCGCCCGGACCATCGTGGACACCTCGGGGGATGCCCTCAGGCATGCCCTCGGGCGCGGAGCGTGGTTTCTGAAGCCGAACCTGGGAGAGTTTCGCTCGCTGGTCGGCGACGAGGGTCTCGAGGGCCCTTCGATCGAGGCGGCCGCACGCGAGCTCGTCGATGGAGGTCAGGTCGGGAATCTCCTGATCTCGCTCGGAAGGGCGGGAGCCATTCTCGTCACGCCCGATGGCCAGCAGAGGATCACGGCTCCCACGGTGAGGATCGTCAGCACCGTCGGAGCCGGAGACAGCACCGTTGCCGGACTCGTCCTCGGTCTCGCCCGGGAGATGACCATCGATGATGCGGCAAGATTCGGAGTCGCAGCCGGCGCCGCAGCAGTGATGACTCCCGGCACCGAGCTGTGCCGTCGCGAAGATGTGGAGCGGCTCTTCGAGGCGATGACGGAGTCCTGA
- a CDS encoding ABC transporter ATP-binding protein yields the protein MSENAIEVRNLEKVYTGALGRQKVRAIEDISFEVARGEVFGLLGANGAGKTTTVKILLDLTRATRGEAYILGQSTREPESRRRVGYLPEGHRFPSYLTARATLGIFGKMSGMSPGEVRARIPILLEEVGIEQWADVKVKKFSKGMTQRLGLATAMIHDPDVLFLDEPTDGVDPVGRREIRDILQAQARAGKTIFLNSHLLSEIELMCDRVAMLRGGRIAAIGSVAQLTSGGSAYRLVATQMERVPDALTADGAEYLRQNGHFVVTVDGAQHLNRLIDRLRSNEVELLEVTPMKSSLEDVFVDLVRLDKIGASEVKR from the coding sequence ATGTCAGAGAACGCGATCGAAGTCCGAAATCTCGAGAAGGTATATACCGGCGCGCTGGGACGTCAAAAGGTCCGCGCCATCGAGGACATCTCCTTCGAGGTCGCCCGCGGGGAGGTCTTCGGCCTCCTCGGAGCGAACGGCGCCGGAAAGACGACGACCGTCAAGATTCTTCTCGATCTCACACGAGCCACCCGGGGGGAGGCCTACATTCTGGGACAGTCGACGCGAGAGCCCGAAAGTCGCCGGCGCGTCGGTTATCTTCCTGAAGGCCATCGCTTCCCCAGCTATCTGACCGCCCGCGCGACTCTCGGGATCTTCGGAAAGATGTCCGGGATGAGCCCGGGAGAGGTACGCGCGCGGATACCGATCCTTCTCGAGGAAGTCGGCATCGAGCAGTGGGCCGACGTGAAAGTGAAGAAGTTCTCGAAAGGGATGACGCAGCGGCTCGGGCTCGCCACGGCAATGATTCACGATCCCGACGTCCTCTTTCTCGACGAGCCCACAGATGGCGTCGATCCCGTTGGACGCCGTGAGATCCGCGACATTCTGCAGGCCCAGGCCCGCGCCGGAAAGACGATCTTCCTCAACTCGCATCTGCTGTCGGAGATCGAGCTGATGTGTGACCGGGTCGCGATGCTGCGGGGTGGGAGGATCGCTGCCATCGGATCCGTCGCCCAGCTCACCAGCGGCGGCTCGGCATACCGCCTCGTCGCCACTCAGATGGAACGCGTGCCTGATGCTCTCACCGCCGACGGCGCCGAGTACCTCCGCCAGAATGGCCACTTCGTCGTCACCGTGGACGGGGCACAGCATCTCAATCGGCTCATCGACAGGCTTCGATCGAACGAGGTCGAGCTCCTCGAGGTGACACCGATGAAGTCGTCACTCGAAGACGTATTCGTCGACCTGGTCAGGCTGGACAAGATCGGGGCATCCGAGGTGAAACGATGA